A stretch of DNA from Candidatus Gorgyraea atricola:
AGTCCTATTAGTAAACGGATTAGGGCGGTTCTGCTCAAGACTTATTGGCTGTTCAGTTGGGTCTATCTCAGCAAGGCGCCTATGGTCTTTTACTGAAGTGTCTATGGATTCTCCACCTCCTGGCTTAAAAGGATTAAGGCCTTTTTCTACAAGATTCAACCAAGAACCTGCGGCAGTATGCTCTACACCTTCAGGAGGAACAATCCAACCATGCTTAGTGTACACAAGTCCTAATTCAGCATATAAGACTGCAAGCATATTATCTCTTTCGACAACAAGACGAGTATCAGGAGAAGTAACTATGCCATCATAAAGCTCTCCAGCCCATCGCATTAATTCTGTACGCCAAGCATCTGCATTAGCAGGATCTACATTAGGGTTCTTCCTATAATATGTCGCTGCATCCCTGCATGCAAGGATCATAAATATAGACCATTCTGCAGATCTATTATTTCGTGTATCACTATAATCAACGCCTGTTAGATTCCCATCTGCATCAAGAATACCAGCCTTATACATTGCGTTTTCTATTATCTTGAAGGTTTCGCCTGGGCCTCCTAAATTATCATCAATCCATTTAGGGCCCTTAGACAAAGAAGCCCATAACTGGACATCTGTAGCAAAAACCTCATCCTTGGTCCATGTCTGGCTACCAATGTCAAAACTGGCACCTCGACAAAATTCATGCTTACTCGAATCATGTGACCAGCTAAGAAACTCATCTATCCACTGTATGCCTTGTGACAATTTTATTTCCTTACCGTCATGTAAGGTTTCATCGTATCCGCCAATAAGTTCATGATACTGCTCGTAAAAGTTAAGCATTGACTGATTATTCTCTAAAGATGCTGTATTATTAAAATGATCCATGCCAAGCCAATGATATGTACCTCTTGGCGCCATAGGAACAGGTTTTAAATCTGCACCCTGATTTTCTTTATCCTTTTGAAGTATCAATGATGCGCGCAAAATCTCTTCAGCTAATTGTGCTCGAACATCATTCTTCCAATCAATTTGATTCTTAAAGTCTGCTCCATGCTCTAACACCAGGCTCTGTAAACACATAATCCCTATCCATGCAGCCTCACCTGCTATTGGCTGCCATTGACTCCAGGTGATATCCCTGCCTTTATATGTTATGATATACCTCTCGCTTATAAATTTAAAAGGCCATCCCCTTGTTCTTTTATTATTATTATCCTTGCCTATTACTGTGGGGTCGTTTTCGTAATAATTAAATGGATTTGCATAATCATTTGGACCGCCCCAATTACCGCGTATATTACTTAACCCGCCTGTCCTGCCTGACCAATAAACATCTGCTATTCTCTTAGTCCTTTCAATAAAGTCCTGGTCACTTTCATCCTTTCCATGTTTAGCAAGGGCCATGCCAGCTAGTGCCTGATCATAGCCTAAAATACCATGTATTAAAATCTGCAGCATATGATCGTCTACTGCTTGATCATAGATACTCTCATTTTCGCCTGGAACATTTAATGTCTTGATAAGCCTTTGTGCCTCATCCGGGGCATCGGGCCAACCCATAATCCCTATGTACAGCTTAGCTCTTACATTCTCAATCCAGTTTATTATTCTTTCGGCATATCCCTGAACTACCGGTGGTTTGTGAAGTTCATCTATCTCTTGTACCTGCTCCCTGATTTGCTTTACCCTCGGAACTAAATATTCAGCTATTCCCGCTTGTTCCTGGTTAACCTCATCAAGAGCACCCTCAAGTGCATCCATGTCTAAATCTTTCTTTAGGCCCCAGAATGTCAACAACACCGCATCATATCCAGTTTCTCCTATATCGCTCAATACACTCTTTAATGTGTCTTTATCGCCAAACAACTTCTTTACCCTGCGCAATTCCCTGAATCCATTTTTCAGATCACTTGTTATTTTCTTTTTAACCCTCTCTCTTGCAGGATTCGTCATGCTTTTGCGCTCTCTTCCGCATGTAAGATTACTCAAATCTATAGGAATCATATAGTACCTTGCCTTATTAAATATGGCGGTAAGCTTCCCTATGTTTTCTTTGGCAAGATTAATCTTTTGCTCCGCAGTCATGGGCTCTTGAGGAGCACTAGCTGTAAGAGTTGAAGCGGGATTAAGAGCTATTGCAGCAGTAAAAAGTCCTGTAATTTTTAAAAATGTCTTCCTATCTATTCCTGGCATTCCAGCTGTCATTGTAAACTGGCCGCCACGGAAATAATATATCGCAATAAGGGCCTGAAGGCTCCGAAAATTGTCTTTCTTGAGAAGCTTTATTAAATCACTATCTGAATACTCCCCTTCAGGATCTCCCATCTGTATTACAGCGCTAGTATCAAGATCATCAATTCCTTTATTTAGCTTATAAAGAATTTTTTCTATGTCATCTAGCTTGAAAACAATCTTCTGGCCCGAGAGTACTGCACTAGGTAAAGTTACGCCTTGAACAATTATCTCGTCTGTCTCTCCAGATGCTTTATGAAACTCTAGAGGATCTGTATAAAGCAACAAAATATCCTCTCCCTTAAAACCTAAAACGAATTTTTTGCTTTTAATGCCTTTGATTGCCTGAGCCTTAGTAATATGCACTGTGGACTTATTTGCTAAGAGAATTGGGATCTTAGTCTCTTTTGAGTTTTCAATAGAAGCTAAAGCAGTCTCTTCATTAATAGCAATACCTTGCACATCATAATTAGTCCTATAGAATTCACCTAAAGCTGTTAAGTTAAAACGGTCTTTTCCTTCTTCTGTCTGGAGTTGCGACTGGAGTCTTAGTATATCAGATGAGGCATACAAGGTGTGGCTGGATAGAAACGTTGCGAGGAGTATGAAACTAATTAACCTGATTGTCAGACCTTTTTTAAATTTAAGCATATTCTAGACAAAAAAATAGCTCTATTTGTACTATAATTATACCATAACTTTACATTTAAAGCAAGACCTAAAATGTAAAGGACCCCCCGCAACCCCGGAGGTTGCCAGCACGGCAACCTCCGGGGTTGCGGGGTAGGAGAGGATTAATGTGCGAGGATCTCTGTCATCTTGAATACTGGCAGGAACATGGCTATTACTATGCCGCCTATCACTACACCTAGAACGGCTATTATAAGCGGCTCTATGAGGCTGGTCAATCCACTCACAGCAGCATCCACCTGGTCATCGTAAAAATCCGCGATCTTCCCGAGCATCTTTTCGAGTTCGCCTGTCTGCTCGCCTACATTTATCATCCTCACCACCATAGGAGGAAAAACGCCGCTTTTCGCGAGCGGATCAGCTATATTCTGTCCCTCTTTTATACTCTTGCGAACATCTTCAAGCGCTTTTTCTATTACCGCATTCCCTGAGGTCTTCGCTACTATCTCGAGTGAAACCAGTATCGGCACCCCGCTCTTCACAAGTGTCGCGAGCGTTCTTGTAAACTTCGCAACTGCCACCTTTCTCAAGAGTGTACCCAGGATCGGTAGTTTCAAAGTAATACTGTCAAACACCATTTTGCCCTGTGAAGTCTTAAAATATCTCGCCAGCGCAAAACCAACCACGCCAAGAACAGCGACGACATACAAGAACATACTGCGCAATGTATCGCTGACAAGGATCAAGATCCTTGTCGGGAGAGGCAGCGTGCCTCCCAGCGTCGCAAATATGCCCTTGAATGTGGGAATGACCTTTAGGAGCATGACAAGCGTTATAAGCATTGCCATAGTGACCACCACTGCGGGATAGATCAGGCTGGACTGCACCTTTCTCTGTAAGGCGCTTGCCTTTTCTAAATAACTGGCGAGCCGATCCAGAATATCATCCAACGCGCCGCTTGATTCACCGGCCTTGACCATATTTATATAAAGGGGTGAAAAAACAGCTGAGTGTTTCAAAAGCGAGTCTGAAAAACTAGCCCCTGCCTCTATGTCATCCCTGATAGTCGCCACGATGTTTTTAAAGTGCGGCTTTTCTATCTGGTCATATAAAATATCCATGGCCTGTACAAGCGGTATTCCGCTATCTACCATTGTGGCCAGCTGCCGGGAAAATATGACGATCTCCTCGAGCTTTACGCCTCTGGAGCTAAAAGGAGCTGTTCTCTTTTTGGTCTCATTTATAGAGACTATGGTAAGGCCTTTTCTGCGGAGCGCGTCCATTAACACAGCCTTGTCAGAATATTCTAAGGTACCGCTTACTGTCTTGCCTGTATTTTCTTTTGCAACATATCTAAACGTCGGCATGTTTAATCCTCCGATGTAACTCTCGAAACCTCTTCCATGGTAGTGACCCCGTCTTTATATTTCTCCATCGCATCATCTCTAAGCGTCTTCATTCCTTTAGAAATAGCGTATTCCCTTATATCATCTGTCGAGGCCTTTCCTATGATCATTTCCCGCATCTTATCATCTACGCTCAAGACTTCCAGTATAGCACACCTTCCGTAATAGCCAGTGCCTGAACACTTTTTGCAAGTTTCTTTTTTTCCTTTACAGTCTGGGCAAATTACCCTGCATAATCTCTGCGCTGCCACCAATATCACTGACGAGGCGATCAAAAAAGGCTCGACACCCATATCCATAAGTCGGTTAACAGCTGTTGGCGCGTCATTGGTGTGGA
This window harbors:
- a CDS encoding type II secretion system F family protein, producing MPTFRYVAKENTGKTVSGTLEYSDKAVLMDALRRKGLTIVSINETKKRTAPFSSRGVKLEEIVIFSRQLATMVDSGIPLVQAMDILYDQIEKPHFKNIVATIRDDIEAGASFSDSLLKHSAVFSPLYINMVKAGESSGALDDILDRLASYLEKASALQRKVQSSLIYPAVVVTMAMLITLVMLLKVIPTFKGIFATLGGTLPLPTRILILVSDTLRSMFLYVVAVLGVVGFALARYFKTSQGKMVFDSITLKLPILGTLLRKVAVAKFTRTLATLVKSGVPILVSLEIVAKTSGNAVIEKALEDVRKSIKEGQNIADPLAKSGVFPPMVVRMINVGEQTGELEKMLGKIADFYDDQVDAAVSGLTSLIEPLIIAVLGVVIGGIVIAMFLPVFKMTEILAH
- a CDS encoding FlgD immunoglobulin-like domain containing protein, yielding MLKFKKGLTIRLISFILLATFLSSHTLYASSDILRLQSQLQTEEGKDRFNLTALGEFYRTNYDVQGIAINEETALASIENSKETKIPILLANKSTVHITKAQAIKGIKSKKFVLGFKGEDILLLYTDPLEFHKASGETDEIIVQGVTLPSAVLSGQKIVFKLDDIEKILYKLNKGIDDLDTSAVIQMGDPEGEYSDSDLIKLLKKDNFRSLQALIAIYYFRGGQFTMTAGMPGIDRKTFLKITGLFTAAIALNPASTLTASAPQEPMTAEQKINLAKENIGKLTAIFNKARYYMIPIDLSNLTCGRERKSMTNPARERVKKKITSDLKNGFRELRRVKKLFGDKDTLKSVLSDIGETGYDAVLLTFWGLKKDLDMDALEGALDEVNQEQAGIAEYLVPRVKQIREQVQEIDELHKPPVVQGYAERIINWIENVRAKLYIGIMGWPDAPDEAQRLIKTLNVPGENESIYDQAVDDHMLQILIHGILGYDQALAGMALAKHGKDESDQDFIERTKRIADVYWSGRTGGLSNIRGNWGGPNDYANPFNYYENDPTVIGKDNNNKRTRGWPFKFISERYIITYKGRDITWSQWQPIAGEAAWIGIMCLQSLVLEHGADFKNQIDWKNDVRAQLAEEILRASLILQKDKENQGADLKPVPMAPRGTYHWLGMDHFNNTASLENNQSMLNFYEQYHELIGGYDETLHDGKEIKLSQGIQWIDEFLSWSHDSSKHEFCRGASFDIGSQTWTKDEVFATDVQLWASLSKGPKWIDDNLGGPGETFKIIENAMYKAGILDADGNLTGVDYSDTRNNRSAEWSIFMILACRDAATYYRKNPNVDPANADAWRTELMRWAGELYDGIVTSPDTRLVVERDNMLAVLYAELGLVYTKHGWIVPPEGVEHTAAGSWLNLVEKGLNPFKPGGGESIDTSVKDHRRLAEIDPTEQPISLEQNRPNPFTNRTTIPYSIDESIESLEIRIYNIEGKEVRSFNNLSKGVGKYRLKWNGLNNQGQKTKRGLYIIDYIIKDKNGDMIRIRNKPENKMMRSFIIGVPFIPEILKRAKGFIHNI